In Larimichthys crocea isolate SSNF chromosome VII, L_crocea_2.0, whole genome shotgun sequence, the genomic stretch acagatagatagatagatggacagacagacagacagacagatagatagatagatagatagatagatagatagatagatagatagatagatagatagatagatagatagatagatagatagatagatagatagatctggaaaaaacaaaccGAACTGCTTGCAGCCACAGGAGAGATACTaatcctgtctctctctctctctctctggcagtgAGCTGGGGTTGCTGGATTACTTTCTGTCAGCAGTGTGACAGCTGTGTACATCTGGTTGTGTTGGGGCCTCTTACAGCTCAATCCACACGTCGTTTCGCCGGTGTCTGGGCCTCCGGACTCGCTGCCACTGCTCACCTCATTACCAACAGAACCACACCTCCATCTGTCCGCTTAATATCTAAATCCTACTGCAGATTAGTGGGGGAGTCAGGGCccggaggagggaggggagagagtggagggagaaaaagaggtggtggaggggagaggggaaACAAGATCCTGGAGGAAGGGTTTGTGCGTGGCACATGAGGTTTTATTAATGATCTCTAGGGTTGTGTGGTGGCGGCGGCTggcttttttggggggtttgtggATAGTGGTAGCATGTTGGGAGCTTGTgactttgtgcatgtgtgtgctgaggGGGATCAGAGCgagagcagacagaaacaacGAGAGAGAGATGGCGTCATTTGATCTTATAATCCCTccgtgatgaaaaaaaaaagaaaagctgaaaattTTATTCTTCATAATGGGAGTGAAAGTCAACTGCTTGAATCTTCTTTTAAATTCTTGTCgtcatgtcacatttttatgtctGCTGATGCATATTTTCCATCTTTTCaccaaatcccatgaaaagattGATCCTTGAAGTAGCGTCTGTGTAGCCAAAGTCTGATATGTCTGTGCCAGggagctcaaaaaaaaaaaactattaaaaacacatcaatgagtcacactgttgcactgacTGACATGTTTCTACATTACCATGAACAGAGGCAGTTTCACCGTCTGCTGCTGTACGCTACGAATCTACAACTGAAAATAGCCTCCAATAGATACATTATTGCAACTAAAAACTACATCgtccagctgttttaggaaattatgTAGTCTAATGTGTATAATTGCAACCCTGTATAGACAGTGAAGTCAGAAAgtattgttgttttctattGGACAATAATATGttacatattttattgtattttattgtataattACCAATAttctataataaaatatataatatgaccTTTAACTGCTGAAGGCCACATGAAACAAACTTTGACtcaagtagattttttttttttgccatttttataattttttcattcttctttaACCAATCAACAagttaattataattttttcattcttctttaACCAATCAACAAGTTAAGTTAACTTTAAATTTAGGTATTTACCTCCACTGGAAGAGTAAGGGTATTTTAGTAATCCTTACACTGCTGTAAATGTCTAATTTTAAggataataaaaacagtgattAACAAAACCATTTCACTACAAGTTCCATGTACTGATAACAGTAGTATAAAATCATGCAGTACTTTCCCAAAATTCCCTAAATTTCCAATGTGATAATGTTAAGACAAACAAGATTTAAAATCTCATTTCACTTTCATATTTATGGTAGCCTCCCTTTTTGTAAAAACACGTGAATCTCGTTTTTATTAATGAGAAATATCTGCTATAGCAGAGGAATCAAACTAAAGATTTTATGAGTCCGTGAATGACTCACTACTGAAGCTTTAAGAGCACAAATGACCCCCAAAGCTGCATAGCGTGATGTGCAGTATCTCTACTGTTCAAGGACTTTACTGGGCCACGTGAAGCAGTGCAGCAAGACGGTGACATTTTATCTCTTGTGTGACCGTTTTTTAAGCTGAACCAGACTTCTTGCAagagcaaacaaacacttgaGAGATGCACATATGATAATGTATATTTTGTGCATAGAGACACAACTGtgcatgtaggtgtgtgtgtgcatggttgCATCCTGTGTCTTATTATAgcattaaaacttttttattaaaaaaaatattaactgtATCCAATTGTTTTATCCAATACAATATGTATTTTACATAACAGCTCTCCTGTTAAAATGCTgacttttttcattattaaaatctAGAagtaaaaaggagaaaaaagacaggacaaaaataatcaaacaataacaaattattaattatctATGTATTTCTAGGATGATTGTTAATTATGACGTaatttcagtcacatttcacaCACTAATTCTTTAGGAAGAGGTTAATAAACGAATGGGCAAATAAAAAGTGACTTGATAGAGAGCACACATTTCTGAGCATGTGATTGTTTCTCTCTATAAGTGTAATGTTTAGCACAGTTCTTATCAtccagacagttttttttttattttttactttttgatttCAAGTTATCAGCCCATTCAAGAACACGGTGTAATCACAAATGAGGAATGTGTGTAGGCTACACAGAGTTGAACCATGAAGAAGATAGACAAAAGAGGCTGTGAGACTTTGATATAAACACACGACATGAATACATGAGCATTATCTGTCCTCACTGAGAGCAAGAGTCAGATGCTTTACTGGTGATCCTGAAGGTTTTCAGGATATTTGGTAGCATAGCGCCACCTGGTGATAAAAATAGAActattattattcaaatattattattatattaaggTTTTATATTGTTATCATGTACTGTTATTTGATTGTGAGTTCCAAATACCAAAGAACGGGTTCAGTCTACAGAATTATATTCAAACAAATAATTTTAGTAGTTTTGAAAGGTCAAACATTATAATGGCCTTTTATTAAAAgacagttattatattttactttgtgtttttttgctgttataAATCTTTGtctaagcttttttttttaaacattacttaagaaaatgttttttttttttttttttacctcttctgaCATTTACGTAACAAATGgccacacataaaaaaaaaaaaaagcagtcttcttggtctctgtgttttgtctgttgctctgttGCTAAAATGGTCAATGGTAGACCgtgggaaagaaaaacaaacaaattaaatataggCTATAGGCtataaacgcacacacacataacacactaCATATCCCATCACCGCTTGGCTgtaaggtcaaaggtcaggtcGCCTCTATGAGGTAATAACAAACATGGCGGCGCTCGGTACGGCACGGTGCTTATTCCGGAGCTACTCTCGggtgaaaaatgttcaaaagagCAAACAATTGTTGGTCAAATGTAGCGCCAGGACTCTCTGCAGCGGGACACAAGACAGCGGTATGTGTTAATGCAGTGAATGTCTCTGTGTTGGACATGTTTtccacactgtaacactgaccTTGCAGCGTGTCTCCGTGCGGGCGCCAGAGCCCCTTAACGAGGCGGACACTTTAAGATTGTCTGACGTGCTGTGAGATATATAAACCATGTAGGAgaatatttaatgcattttacacattattacaatatttgaataaattcGGCATTAGAGTAGTTAGCTAATGAGGTGTCACCAGCTCTGAAAACAagtctaataataatatttcataGCGTTAAAGTCCTTAACATAGTCCAACCAAAGAATTTACAGTCTAATATATTATGTAAGTTAGTCTTATAATAAACCGGCTATTGCAACTTTACAGTTAAACATGACAATATTTATAAAGAGCCCAGTCTGAGTTATTTTACTGCAAGTTCATATCACATTTCTGCATGTGTAGTTTATGTTTGTTATTGACTTGTTTAACTTTTCTTCCAGCCAAGCCTCAGTTCACAGATCCAGCCGTTCAGGACATCCTCACCAGGATAACGGGCCTGGACCTGCACAAAGTGTTCCGACCCGTTAAGCAGGAGCTGAAGCCGCCCACATACAAACTCATGACCGACGAGCAACTTGAGcaggtgcctttttttttaaaataaactgtgacaaactctcacacacacacggcactGTAACACCTGTCTCATCCAATCCCCTTCACCTGCGTTTCCAGGCCAACGAGTTAGCCACAGAGCAGGCTAAGAAGATGCTGAAGATGCCCCCTGTCCTGCCGGAGAGGAAGCCCATTGACGACGTGCTGTCTGAGGACAAGATCCTGGATGGCATGGACACGGCCAAATTCGTCTTCACAGACATCACCTACAACATCCCGCACAGGGTTAGGCACatggtgtttttatgttgtgtgtatgtgtgacactGAAGGTTGGATGGGTTTTTTCACTTCATATCTATGTAGAAAGCTGTGCAGCTGCtcacatatttttaatatacaatGTCATAATTTATTTGGTCAGTGGGAGGCACTATAGAGTGccatcacaaaataaaaaatgaatcatcCTCGCTGCTCACTTGGTCTTATGCTTTTATATATTTCGTTAATGGACTTTGGACCTTGACACGGCCCAAATATATTCCTATAGTCACACTCTGTATGCTTTGCTTTTCCCCACAGGAGAGGTTCATTGTTGTACGGGAGCCCAACGGGACCCTTAGGAAGGCGACCTGGGAGGAGAGAGACCGACTTGTTCAGGTCTACTTCCCCAAGGAGGGACGCAAACTCACAACTCCTCTCATCTTCAAGGAGGAGAACCTCAAAGTAGGAAAATGTTCTGAAAAGACTTAGTGGATCTTTTCATGTCGTGGTCCCCGCTGCAGCTTTTCTTACTAACAATCTAATACAGTTATTTTATGGGCTTTTTTCCACACCAGTtgttttgacttgtcacagtagGTTCACTGTAGATTCAAGTGAGCCAtcatgcacaataccaggacaCTGAAACTTGAACTAAAACCTATGGTGACTACTGCATTCTGTTTATGTCAGCCAATTACAGGGCCTTTGTATCGTACATGCTGGATCACTTTTACTTAGTGGGACACCTGCACTGAACAGAAccattgttaatattattaaagCGGCCACATTTTGTGTATTCTTGCCACCCAAAAGCCTGTTTTTCCTCATGAAACATTtgtaaaacaacttaaaatcctgtattgtttacatccatggGTACTACTGTAACTTGCTGTCTTCTCCTTCCATATTTATTGGCACATTGCTGCATTTTTTGGTACATCACTGTAGATCAGTGGAATAGTGTGACCACATCTGCACACATACGCACGTTCATCTGCGTCCTTGTGCGCGTGCGTGAGACAAACAAATCAGGGTTCTGTAAGCTAAGTGTTGAGCTAACCTTAAATAACACCTGGTCAAAATGAGTGAACTGAAAATGATTTGTGGTGCGTTTACCTCACCCTTCCGAACCCAAAACCTATTGTTCTCAGTAGTGTATGTATAGCACAAGGGTCATATTCAATGTGCGTCATCATTacactcttttatttttatatatatacatatatatataacaacacacacacacacacacacacacagtggtccctcgtttatcgcgggggatacgttctaaaaataacccgcaataaacgaatcccggaagtaagttttacaattttatacatgttttaagggccgtaaacccctaaccacacacgtttatacagctttttacacaccattttgtacagtactcccttaaacaggacgcagaacacatgtgcggttctcccttagccaatttcggacgcagaacaca encodes the following:
- the mrps22 gene encoding small ribosomal subunit protein mS22, translating into MAALGTARCLFRSYSRVKNVQKSKQLLVKCSARTLCSGTQDSAKPQFTDPAVQDILTRITGLDLHKVFRPVKQELKPPTYKLMTDEQLEQANELATEQAKKMLKMPPVLPERKPIDDVLSEDKILDGMDTAKFVFTDITYNIPHRERFIVVREPNGTLRKATWEERDRLVQVYFPKEGRKLTTPLIFKEENLKMVFSQDRHEDVLDLCLVQFEPDSSEYIRIHAATYENLDKHGKYDLLRSTRHFGGMTWYLLNARRVDGLIVDMLKKELFQDAISLVSLFNMVHPHSESAQEAASQQASGTDLLKIYSQKESQKAGYIDLALQAYEQIAGDGRSSAA